From the genome of Solanum pennellii chromosome 6, SPENNV200:
ctcttcttcttttttaaattattattactattattatatggatactaaatactttatttttgtttttcttcaagaaaataaaatttttatccaCCCTACATGTTAAATTATTAATCATAATGATTACTCATTTGACGACAAATattaaaagaggaaaaagaaaaaaaaaacaaacgtCTTTTTATCTGGTTGCCTTTTGTGTTCTTTcaaccttttttcttttaatgccAATGGGTTGTAAAGtgcttttattaaaataattgtaCTCTTATTTCAGCCATAAAATTAAACAGTCTATTTAAGGTTAAGATAATTGCACttctattaaaataataacactCAAGTTTTGAACTTTCTAGTATCCGAATCagcttgtatatatatattttgtctaATCTTATATGATCACTAATTATGTCAATGTGACATTATACACACAAAGATCATGAGAGAAGGAGTGAATAACCTCAATGATATCGTTAAATATAGCACACAACATCTCAGCAAGTGAAGTCCGGAGAGAGTAGTATGTACGTAGAAAAGAATGGAGGAGACTGAGTGAGTCAACTAGTGTGGTATTGAGTGGAACTTTAAATTTGACAAATCCAACAGTCCTGGCAAAACAAATCTATGTTTTACCCTTTTGTGTATACTGCCATTGATAATATATCCTTGCAATGGCAGGACAGTTTTCTATACATGTATTCAATTATTGAGTTTctgaaaggaaaacaaagaacattttaatataaacCCTTTTCCAAATGCTTCTGAGGATCTCAGGATTTCAAGTGTATCGCGCCTTTACTGCAACAGTCGTCCTCAGAAGCAAAATGCAGCACAATGTTATCGAGTGTTGACAAGTATGTCCTCCAAATATGTCAGTGCGCGGAAGTACTTCTCATATAATGCAATGTTACCACCATCATAATTTACATGCTGCTTAAAGTTCATCCTCATAAGATGGTTTTAAGCACTCCCATGGGTTGGAGTAAAAATAATCCTCCTCTTTAGGTCTGTCTTGAATGACCAATCTCTTTGTTGGCTTGCCCATACGTTCAGCGTGAGCTTCCTTAACAGCGGTAGAGAACTCATCCCATGTCAATGATCCAGCATTATGTTGGTCTATTAAATCCACCAGATGCTTTCTGTCTAACAAGATAGTTTTCTTGTATCCAAGATATCTGAGTGGACATTCAGATTAAATGAAATTTGTACCAAAACCACCAAACCAACTGTACACTATGTGTAATGTGCATATAGAAAGAATGTGAGGTGTGACACCACAGGGAGATTCTTTCATGGCTCTTAAAATTTTGcaaattaaatttctaaaagCAAGTAACAACTATTTAGAATATGAAGTCGTCGTTCCAATATGCTAACCACGATTTATCAAAAGAGAGTACCTGCGATGTCCTTCAACAACTTTGGCCATGTTTCCATCATATGTAGGAACAAAGATATCGCTCTCCAAGGAAACAAGATAGTCTAATGCTGCCATTTGGGAGGAGTGATTTTGAAAGAACCTCAGCTCAGAGGGCTCGAGTAGTGTCTCCTTCCTTACCTATTAGAAAATAAAGCCGGTGCAAATGGTGAGTCTGCAATATTCAGCCAGCATATTCAGAAGCTTAAGAATTAACTAGAACTTTCTAACTACCAAATTAGGATAAGCTGCAGCAAGACTAGCCATTCTCCTTTCTCCACCATAAATCTCTCCAGCTGCAATGTACACTTGAATACTAGGATCAATGTCCAATGCCCTTAAAGTAAGAGCAGTTTCCTCAGGTGTCAAAGGACACAGACCATCTCTTCTTTTCAAATctgaatttatgattttttctttccaccatGGATAAGCATATCTACAggaaaaaatgttaattaatcAGCCAATGAACGAAGGATGGTTAAAGCCAACAAGGAATACAAGGATTTAACTTCACCTCATTCTTGTTAACTCTTCCACCTCCTCCTGCTTGCATCCCTGAGTACAGCCAGAGAAAGCTAACATATCCATTTCGTATCTCAGGTGCAGAACCATAAATGGACCCTCTTGCCTAAGTATTCTGACAACCTTTCTACCCAACTCTTCAATTTGAGGGGTGAATTTCAATGCACCAAAATTAACTCTGCATCGTAGCTTTTGAACTTCCATAGGTTGTCCATTATTGGCAAGCCGAGCATCAGTCCTGTTCAAGTGAACTACTTTATACTGCTGAATTAAGGGAAGAATCTGTATTCAAAAAATGATCATCATTATACTGGAGAAGGATGCGAGAGTTAATAGCAATAACAAAATACCATTTAGCAGAAAACCACAAACCTGATTATGGTAGTAGGAAATGTCAGACCAACTAATAGGAGCCATAGTATGAGTCACTCCTAACTCTACCCTCCTCTTTAGTCTTGGAGGTAGCTCCTTCAATATTCGAACTTCATCTCTCAAGGACATTATGAAGTGATCAACATCAAATATGTCTTGAAATTCACTGCAAATAAAAAACTTTGTTAATAAAAATCgccattttttctttctaaaaaaagaatTCAGTAATTTGAAAGACAAAAATTCAAGATAATTGAGTGGACACACCTTGGATCAGCCCAAAAAGAGGTTTTATCCAGCTCGGGAACAATAAGAGTCACATTCAAATATCTTGCTATAGCAACCATATCACATATCTGCAACAAGGACGAGGGGGAAAAACAAGTGACAAAATCATCTCACAAGTCAAATTCACAACACTTGtctaaattaattacatttgtatGTGGTATGTACTGATTGATCTAAAGCAAGCTACTAACCGCTGACCGCATTTGATTAAGCCCACCATTGCATGAAACCATGAGGTAACCATTATTCCTGTAAACCCCTGATTCACACAAATAATCATAACATCAGTCAGTCTGACAGACTCTTCAAATGAAGTCAATAGCTCTAAATTCGACCGGGAACTTCCAACAACTTTGTTTTGGAATAAGGGTCACTAAAAGTTGGATTAACTTGAATTAGACCACGTAGTGTATTATGATTTTAACTAAAATACCAAGCCAACAACTCAACCAATGAAACTACCGTCTACAAAAGTAAACAGATTATAATTAACACAATATTATGTGAATCTACCTTTTATTACAAGGCCTCCAACTACAATATCCATAAATGGCATTAACCTATACtcataaattatttcatatttccACGAAAAAGACCCCATTTTGATGTTTCCTATTAATCCTATGACACAACAAGCAACATGATCTCTAAGTTGTCAACCAAAGTAGgtgaagaaaaaacataaaggCACACACACGCCTGTGAAAAAACTTATACTTACTCTTTGGTGGAAGAACTCTGGCAGGAACCTCAGACGACGATTTAACAGCCAGTACTGCAGCTGATTCGTGAGAAAGACAAGGAGGCCAACCTTTTAAAACTCTAGGACCCCAAGTCTCTCCCAATATCGTTAATTGAACTAAGCAAATCCATATAAGCACTGATGTTGTGATCCTTATCATCCATAACTTCATTCTAGACTTGGATGACATAGAACTTTTTAGTTTTTCCAAACGACTTTCTGCTAAAGCTGTTACTTTTAGCCCCATTATGCCCAAATTCCCCCACCCCTACTTTCTCAGTACATTTTCCCTTACTATTCAACTCACAAGTTGTATTACTTATTTGTATTGCTCAATCACTCATCACAAACAATcaatataccaaaaaaaaaaagtcactttTTTTGGGTAATGTAGGATCCAAATCAATCAAAATCCTACTTTTTTTGATACCCAgaaatgtttttataaaaaaaaagttgaagaaagaagataaggagttacaaaaatATAGAAACCCGAACGTCAATGAGAAAATTTCTCTTTCAGAAACTTGAGCAAAACTTGGATTCTGAAACCTTCCAAAGACGATTGTTTCgatgaagagaagaaaaatCCCTAACTCTTTCGCACCTTACAAGTATATTCTACAAAATGCGGCAATCTTTAACTGATCAGGGAAGCGAATcacaataattttgaattttttaaaaaaggagaaGTCAATAAAATACACTGACTAGCAATGAATGTCGAATACGTGGGGATATCTAGAGGAGTTGGTGTCAGGACGGCGGTGATGTTGCCGGAATGTTGAAAAGCCGGTGACCGGAGAGGgaaaaaagaaatttgaggagaaagggaaaaaaagagagagaaatgaCTATACAGTTGGGTCGGTTTATAATGGAGTGAAGCGGTCATAATATATGGATCGGGTTTAACCCTTGGAGAGTGGGGTAGTTGTGACATGCCAAAAGTGATCTTTTTATGTGGATATTGATGTTTATTATGGTTttaataaatgagaaaaattaatattaaaatatgtattaacCGCAGTTAAGTACTCCCCTACGTTAATCTAACGATAGTTATCCATAATTAACTTGACATCGGTGGCAAATTAGATTTTCAATAAAGAgttcaaaatatgaagaaatatatatacaaaatagcTGAAAGAGGTTTGACAACTACTATACATATTTCAACCATGtataagtaatataattttcacCCAAAAAGTTCAAATGAACCCCTAACTATAAGGTGACTCCGCCACTCAGCTTGGCAGACCCTataagaaacaataaataataagcTAATGTTATTAtgttatcctttgactttattaaatataatgttttgaaaaatatgtcagatgatatataatatttaattgaaagaataaaatagacataaaaaataaaatattttttaattttttaaattaaataaatataattaaaaaattatttttaatataatgaataaCTGTTATTAAACGAAATTATTAACATGTACTCTACATACAGGAGGAGCGGACGAATTGGTACAGTAGAATCGTAGATGGTATCCCAAATGTGATTTTGAATTCGATATCCTCGTAAAATCTTTTTTATGTGTGCTTGTGATGTTAGGCTTATCTAGCATGTTTTTTCTATCCTGTTTAGCTTTTATAGATTATTATATCGGAATGAAGTTTAATTCGTGTATATTTAAAAGAGAGTGATATTATAGGTTTTTTTGTTAGAATAaaggattttatttatttaaatttacatgattaaattatatttgaagagtccaaatattttttttagatatagcGTTTGATTAAATTGTATCATTCTTcgttattatataattttacatattaataataagtatCTTACATGATAAAATACAATTTAGTGTGAGTGTATTCTACGTATTTATGTGTCATACATGTGTTTGCTTATTCttgttataaatttaaatgtatttgTAATTTATGCACGACATACTAAGTaaagtcaaattaaaaaatacactGACATTAGTGTCAAAAACACATTCAAactatacctttttttttttgagtccatacctaaactattgaaaGTTTTAGTTTCATACCTATACTAttgaaagtttgaattttatACCTAAAAAATGATAGTTTAGGCATGAAAACTCACACTTTCACTAGTTTAGATGTGAAACTCAAAAAAGTGAATACCTTAGATGCATTTTTTACACTTATCTCAAATACATTTATACATGATGCCTTTCTTAACTACCACATTCTCCTCATGTTTAAGCTCTGTTTTTTGTCTGTGcttctttttctactctagtgcGTGCAATAATCAACAAATGAGAATTATCCATTGTTTTTGGTTCACTTTAGTGATTTCCATTTCCATTTCCATCGTCAGATAGCCGTTTGTTACCACGACAAAGAtggaatattttctttttatctataaagttaaatcaattaaatgtttatctttttttagggggttatataagttaaattcaacttcaaatgcATGTAGAGAGGGTTTGGATTAGTTTACAAGGGGAACTTTTGCAGATAGTCGCTAAAAAATAACCTAATTACTTTTCATAGTTATAATTTGTTCATTACAAGTCGCCCTTATATATTATAGAGAGGATAGTGACGTGAGATTGGGAAAAAGGAGGAGAAAGGCGAGTGAGAGAGGGTAGAGAGTGGAGAGGATAAAGAGtgaagagaggtgaattgtatatgtatatttgtcaaagacttgtatatatgtaactcgtatacatacatatttatatatgtagCGAGTGAGATTGGAAGATGGAGGAGAAAGACGAGCAAGATTGGAAGAGGGAAGAAGGAGGCAAGCGAGAGAGGACAAAGACTGGAGAACGACAAATTGTATATGTAAATCtgtcaaataattatatatgtgcaactaatatacatatatatttgcatATTTTGGCGAGAGAAAttaggagagggaggagagaggccaGTGAAATTGAAAGACAGAGAAGAGAGGctaattgtgtttgtatatatgTCATATAATTGTGTGTGtgtaatatatgtatatatacacaattatgtataaacatattaaaacttAAGTTCTGTCAAAAACCAAAAGTAATCTcttctactttttatttttaatttaaaagctattttaaaaaaatcaatccaAACATACTCGTAATCTCTTTGaaggaagaaataaaaaagaagaaacattaaaaaaaacaaaataggaaaaaaaaacacaaatataatGTCGAAAATGAATAAGAAATGCAAAAGGCCATGAAAATTCATAATCCAGGATGGCCcatttatttattagtattaaataaaGGTTACACGTGGCAGGGTGAGATGATAGTAGAACAACCTCCATATCGCCCAAGTATAAGGTGATAGATTAGTGGACCCACTCAAATAGTCGACTGTCGACACGCACCGACGATGATGGAATCAAAAATTTTACGGAGAGTGTAGTGAATAATATTATTGGTGAGATTTAAACGTGTGAATATCTcaagtattaattattttaaggcATCTAAAATTATTGGGCTATAAATCTTGTTATGTTAtgtttcaaaatatattatttaattattttatttataaatacgATTTAGTGGTGAAGCTAAAATTTCacttaaaaatgttaaaatataaaaaataaaattatatagaaGCTGTGGTTAATAActtaaatatgtaatatataaaataaaatattttcattctaattatataatataatttttcgacgaTAAATAAATGTGGATGACACCGTGGTCCGCCTCTAATCCAATTAAAAAAGACCCTAACTATAACATGCTATGCCGTGACAGATTTGAATAGCAACGCACCTCTAATTCTTGTGCGATCATATAGTGCATGCGCCACTCAAACCGGAATCTTGTTATTATTTGCTAATATTGTGAAGCCTGGACCTCATAGGCGAGTTAGGTGGGGCTTATGGGTTCgaatgaatttaataattttttttacagattttatatttgtattagaaaattaattaaatatttcctttattttatattagttgaGTTTTTGAGGTATTTCACACTCTTTAAGAAAAGTAGATTAAGACGTAAATTAATATAGTTTTCCATTTTTATgcttattaattattgtcaaatttattgAACTCATCGTATCAAAAATCGAAATGAAGagtaaaattgaaagaatattttaaaaatagtctTGAAGAttgaataattaagttaattcggaaaatgaaaaatatctcatatttttaattaatatgaaatgaaagaaacatttatgaatattaattttgtaaatccctaacaaaattaatttacagTTATTAACGAAATTTTAAATCTCAAACTTTAATTCTCTTTtctataaaaaattgtaattggAGTTCTTAtatctttgttttttcttttgtatcgTAAAAACAATTCTCTCTGTTGGCTTTATTGAACCTCATTAAATCTTATTTCTTTTCGTCacattttattagtttttaatttaataggCATCAGAATGATAGTTGACCCtgattaaattataatataagtaatgtttttgtatataaaaaaaatacatacaatTATATGCTATTTTCTtatcttaattttaaatatctcaTTCCTAAATAAATTTCTCCCCCCCACAAAATTGTGTCGGTATACACACATTTGGATCCCACCCGCACCGGCACTCTCGTATCCAAAATGTATCCTcttataatttcaattttcaaattcttttatgTATCTTTTTTCGAAACAAAACTCATTTTATCATAACATGGGAAAAACTTCTCCCAAAAgattttcatcaacaatgagAGAGAATATCTCATTTTCCGATGattacttaattaaaaatttacttttagAAAGTCATTTTAAATTGTTGATGCAATTGTGTTTTTAGCCTCTGaaatatgtaaaagaaaaaaagaaaaagaaattgtcaCAAGTATTTTCCAAAAGATAGCTATTGAGagtgaaaattaaatttgatttatcaatttgtaaaatttaattaCCGATATAATTAGAGTTAATCGTTCTTTGTGCTTGGCCAACTATTACGAGGGAAAATTACTCTATTTTTATAGTATATGAAAAACAATTTTTgttagggcaactttcacatatagcaaataaaaaattcatacttgtatgctatagcaaagtttgcataattacgctccatagcaaatatagaaactgtataatttgctatacatatacagttgaagcaaattgtataaaacgaagtgtataaaataagaaagagaaagacacttggacagagaactgtataaaaacgaactgtataaaatgaattgtattattataggtgtatagaacgattatatacaatttgaatttgtataaaatgagaaagagagaaaggcaaaagagacttgacaaggaatatacaattgaatcgaattgtataaaacgaaaaagagagaaattagatacaatttgaaaattgtataaacgagaaagagagaaaggcaaaagaaactggcaggggagtatttttattgtataattataagtgtgtaggacgaaaatatatgtacttgcatgtgtatatataattttctcacgctttatacaaacagaaacgcaatttatacatttcgcttatgtttgtataagtgagaaaggcgagggtggcgagcgagatttgggagagtggcgagcgagatctggaagagggagagaggggaacaaaaatatatgtatttatacaattttctctgctttatacaattagaaacaatttttatacacttgtgtttgtataaaaagtgagaaagtgagcgagagattggaggagagtggcgggCGAGATATTTTGGAGAGAGACGCCtggcaattttttgcaaacgtttgctatggagcacaattaaatcaaaccctaactactctatttatttttgattattagtttgctattatatataattttctctttttgttatcattacattcaaaaacattaattattttcttaaatatttaaataaaccctaaaaattttaaaataaatacttttttcatttaattattaaaaacttGATTGAACATGCTATTGAGTTTTATTTCCACCCGATAGTGTGTCGGTATCCCACCCCACCACCCCTCGCCGAACTCGTAATCAAACTGTGTCCCTTTTCTCATTGCAAAGAATGAACATAATTTGTTTTAAGTGTCATTCATGCAAAAGgtactttttattattataatttgacCTATAGTTTTATAGGACGTATGGATCGGGTTTATTGGTTCGAATGAATCCATCAGCTTTTTTGTAgagtttatatttgtattaaaaaaataaaatatatatatttatattaacttctaaatctctagtaaaaataatttaaaattccaAACTTTCAAATCCTGCAATTGAAAGCAACGTTGAACTCTTCACTTATAtctacaaaaattaaaagaacagcAAGTTTTGATAGCCCAACTACCTTTAgtgtatatcaaattttaaggagaaaattaatCAGATATAATTAATGGTCATGTATGCAAATTTATCTTCACATAATTAAGTTGATAGACCAACTACTAAGTGTAACATCAAATTAATGAGAAATTTCAGTCTAATCAGATGTATAATCGATGGTCATGTATGCAAATTTTTAGTCACATTATTAAGTGGATAGAGTTGTTACGGAGACTTGAACTGTACATTTCGATTGATCAtagattttgaagttcaaattaaaaaaattgaattattaaaattgtgtttgaacatacattttatttaacaaaaaacaATGCACTTTTGTGACTGGAAGTCCCAAAAACTAgtttgaagaatatattttcaaa
Proteins encoded in this window:
- the LOC107021118 gene encoding rhamnogalacturonan I rhamnosyltransferase 1-like, with protein sequence MGLKVTALAESRLEKLKSSMSSKSRMKLWMIRITTSVLIWICLVQLTILGETWGPRVLKGWPPCLSHESAAVLAVKSSSEVPARVLPPKRVYRNNGYLMVSCNGGLNQMRSAICDMVAIARYLNVTLIVPELDKTSFWADPSEFQDIFDVDHFIMSLRDEVRILKELPPRLKRRVELGVTHTMAPISWSDISYYHNQILPLIQQYKVVHLNRTDARLANNGQPMEVQKLRCRVNFGALKFTPQIEELGRKVVRILRQEGPFMVLHLRYEMDMLAFSGCTQGCKQEEVEELTRMRYAYPWWKEKIINSDLKRRDGLCPLTPEETALTLRALDIDPSIQVYIAAGEIYGGERRMASLAAAYPNLVRKETLLEPSELRFFQNHSSQMAALDYLVSLESDIFVPTYDGNMAKVVEGHRRYLGYKKTILLDRKHLVDLIDQHNAGSLTWDEFSTAVKEAHAERMGKPTKRLVIQDRPKEEDYFYSNPWECLKPSYEDEL